In Arachis hypogaea cultivar Tifrunner chromosome 2, arahy.Tifrunner.gnm2.J5K5, whole genome shotgun sequence, a genomic segment contains:
- the LOC112725420 gene encoding uncharacterized protein: MKQKKEKGQPSRCVAVCTSAEETTREGETHEGESGFEAELRSSHRVGALFTSPALLSSPDAIDGGRRREEKRGLAVVAGEPNRCRSGLSERKNANRGQAGEPPLLFAIPTVLPITSAVWNCAALPGCRGTPFSSPEEHCCGHLSRVEGERATGGRRTWPSSPLSPETATESSVLVRISESKGLLSLLCKLMLRHCGVVHHRVVDSCLYSVLGVVAASFCYPKLFMLLQKCVGCALKLPLILGGGEKDSVKRLGYEICILRIWAQKLRRIYLVIVVMFCIDLAY, encoded by the exons atgaagcaaaagaaagaaaagg GACAGCCATCGCGTTGCGTCGCCGTCTGCACCAGCGCCGAGGAGACCACGCGGGAAGGAGAGACGCACGAAGGAGAGAGCGGATTTGAGGCCGAGCTAAGGTCCAGCCACCGCGTCGGAGCCCTTTTCACGTCGCCGGCATTGCTGTCGAGCCCTGACGCCATTGATGGAGGACGCCGTCGCGAGGAGAAGCGTGGCCTCGCCGTCGTTGCTGGTGAGCCCAACCGCTGCCGATCTGGTCTGAGCGAGAGAAAGAACGCGAACAGAGGGCAAGCTGGGGAGCCACCGCTGCTGTTTGCTATACCCACAGTGCTCCCTATCACTTCCGCTGTCTGGAACTGTGCCGCCTTGCCTGGCTGCCGGGGAACGCCATTTTCGTCGCCGGAAGAACACTGTTG CGGTCATTTGAGTCGCGTAGAGGGAGAAAGAGCCACTGGGGGTCGCCGCACCTGGCCTTCGTCGCCTCTGTCACCGGAAACAGCCACCGAGTCCTCTGTTTTGGTAAGAATTTCTGAGTCGAAAGGCCTTTTGTCGCTGCTCTGTAAGCTTATGCTGAGGCATTGCGGTGTTGTCCATCATAGGGTTGTGGATTCGTGCTTGTATTCTGTGCTTGGAGTTGTAGCCGCCTCGTTTTGTTATCCGA AGCTGTTTATGCTGCTGCAAAAATGTGTgggctgtgctttgaagctgcctttgatttTGGGTGGAGGCGAAAAGGACTCGGTGAAGCGTTTGGGTTATGAAAtttgcattttgag gatatgggcgcagaagttacgaagaatttatttagttattgttgtGATGTTCTGTATTGATTTAGCTTATtaa
- the LOC112725436 gene encoding uncharacterized protein, producing MVSLDSPLRRPGQPSRCVAVCTSAEETAREGETHEGESGFEAELRSSHRVGALFTSPALLSSPDAIDGGRRREEKRGLAVVAGEPNRCRSGLSERKNANRGQAGEPPLLFAIPTVLPITSAVWNCAALPGCRGTPFSSPEEHCCGHLSRVEGERATGGRRTWPSSPLSPETATESSVLVRISESKGLLSLLCKLMLRHCGVVHHRVVDSCLYSVLGVVAASFCYPKLFMLLQKCVGCALKLPLILGGGEKDSVKRLGYEICILRIWAQKLRRIYLVIVVMFCIDLAY from the exons ATGGTTTCcttggat TCGCCGCTGCGCCGCCCAGGACAGCCATCGCGTTGCGTCGCCGTCTGCACCAGCGCCGAGGAGACCGCGCGGGAAGGAGAGACGCACGAAGGAGAGAGCGGATTTGAGGCCGAGCTAAGGTCCAGCCACCGCGTCGGAGCCCTTTTCACGTCGCCGGCATTGCTGTCGAGCCCTGACGCCATTGATGGAGGACGCCGTCGCGAGGAGAAGCGTGGCCTCGCCGTCGTTGCTGGTGAGCCCAACCGCTGCCGATCTGGTCTGAGCGAGAGAAAGAACGCGAACAGAGGGCAAGCTGGGGAGCCACCGCTGCTGTTTGCTATACCCACAGTGCTCCCTATCACTTCCGCTGTCTGGAACTGTGCCGCCTTGCCTGGCTGCCGGGGAACGCCATTTTCGTCGCCGGAAGAACACTGTTG CGGTCATTTGAGTCGCGTAGAGGGAGAAAGAGCCACTGGGGGTCGCCGCACCTGGCCTTCGTCGCCTCTGTCACCGGAAACAGCCACCGAGTCCTCTGTTTTGGTAAGAATTTCTGAGTCGAAAGGCCTTTTGTCGCTGCTCTGTAAGCTTATGCTGAGGCATTGCGGTGTTGTCCATCATAGGGTTGTGGATTCGTGCTTGTATTCTGTGCTTGGAGTTGTAGCCGCCTCGTTTTGTTATCCGA AGCTGTTTATGCTGCTGCAAAAATGTGTgggctgtgctttgaagctgcctttgatttTGGGTGGAGGCGAAAAGGACTCGGTGAAGCGTTTGGGTTATGAAAtttgcattttgag gatatgggcgcagaagttacgaagaatttatttagttattgttgtGATGTTCTGTATTGATTTAGCTTATtaa
- the LOC112725452 gene encoding uncharacterized protein: MHVGTLSHSALTDYNRQPLTLTLTLTLNSATDALSHSSGTSARNDIRMQLANKFLGFIYVNIEDIMNDSGNSPLRRPGQPSRCVAVCTSAEETAREGETHEGESGFEAELRSSHRVGALFTSPALLSSPDAIDGGRRREEKRGLAVVAGEPNRCRSGLSERKNANRGQAGEPPLLFAIPTVLPITSAVWNCAALPGCRGTPFSSPEEHCCGHLSRVEGERATGGRRTWPSSPLSPETATESSVLVRISESKGLLSLLCKLMLRHCGVVHHRVVDSCLYSVLGVVAASFCYPKLFMLLQKCVGCALKLPLILGGGEKDSVKRLGYEICILRIWAQKLRRIYLVIVVMFCIDLAY; this comes from the exons ATGCATGTGGGGACTCTCTCTCACTCTGCTCTAACGGACTACAACCGTCAAccactcactctcactctcactctcactctcaattCTGCAACGGACGCACTCTCTCACTCTTCGGGAACCTCAGCACGAAACG ATATCAGGATGCAATTGGCAAATAAATTCCTAGGTTTCATCTATGTGAACATTGAAGATATCATGAATGATTCCGGCAAT TCGCCGCTGCGCCGCCCAGGACAGCCATCGCGTTGCGTCGCCGTCTGCACCAGCGCCGAGGAGACCGCGCGGGAAGGAGAGACGCACGAAGGAGAGAGCGGATTTGAGGCCGAGCTAAGGTCCAGCCACCGCGTCGGAGCCCTTTTCACGTCGCCGGCATTGCTGTCGAGCCCTGACGCCATTGATGGAGGACGCCGTCGCGAGGAGAAGCGTGGCCTCGCCGTCGTTGCTGGTGAGCCCAACCGCTGCCGATCTGGTCTGAGCGAGAGAAAGAACGCGAACAGAGGGCAAGCTGGGGAGCCACCGCTGCTGTTTGCTATACCCACAGTGCTCCCTATCACTTCCGCTGTCTGGAACTGTGCCGCCTTGCCTGGCTGCCGGGGAACGCCATTTTCGTCGCCGGAAGAACACTGTTG CGGTCATTTGAGTCGCGTAGAGGGAGAAAGAGCCACTGGGGGTCGCCGCACCTGGCCTTCGTCGCCTCTGTCACCGGAAACAGCCACCGAGTCCTCTGTTTTGGTAAGAATTTCTGAGTCGAAAGGCCTTTTGTCGCTGCTCTGTAAGCTTATGCTGAGGCATTGCGGTGTTGTCCATCATAGGGTTGTGGATTCGTGCTTGTATTCTGTGCTTGGAGTTGTAGCCGCCTCGTTTTGTTATCCGA AGCTGTTTATGCTGCTGCAAAAATGTGTgggctgtgctttgaagctgcctttgatttTGGGTGGAGGCGAAAAGGACTCGGTGAAGCGTTTGGGTTATGAAAtttgcattttgag gatatgggcgcagaagttacgaagaatttatttagttattgttgtGATGTTCTGTATTGATTTAGCTTATtaa